A genomic window from Nematostella vectensis chromosome 9, jaNemVect1.1, whole genome shotgun sequence includes:
- the LOC5507072 gene encoding uncharacterized protein LOC5507072 isoform X1 translates to MIMLGTNSRLITFLVTVNMWVLQCAESTKDWQWQYNKSVCFNELADAALSWKVTLSPGDSVSDVNIYEVSVRTQSALKMYSKTNGPEAAFKDRVMRFSMANELSNQFPVFKIYFTLTNLSSSVDGFGSKSIRCQVVRKSNGASQQRDTLLHVQVPIQNFAVHPLRLTLNETDAALFTCSADGSPSPTITWTNTQGQIVGHGLYYRIPAVNRRMSGMYTCTVTDGCGQNYTKSAILIVQYKPEKTKLIKLAPSGNVSGRYSTYVFRCIASAYPPVTSYTIYTNGTKRYTGTGIYYGYTHILGAAEFTCEPHSAAGYGANSTVTIITIVDVHHFFPFNHLSGGGTVLEGSSLSFYCYLRHWHGYITWIKNGKGMNTLTTFYELRFDPVTRKDEGFYACGYIFNGIEYIVHRITHLTVEYKPEKTQLHSLGSSYCHGSAIPLYCTAVAKPADIRYFLRINNQPLANNTIGLFNVSLRMLGYHLYTCAPSNKVGEGEHRSVRIHVQEPLTSASILPINGTRFTEKSTVQLTCAANEVNSHEIRWTKDGVLVGEGQTLMIQSINRTDEGVYTCTINNTCNVVSAVTYIGVDYVNMDQQTLKCSSFPGFIILSLETNTAPPPNITCNNGHASYRGLVAHSSGSVISYRVDLPDPDVSEVKCRAEGFPGTENTYTIAVADSEYIRNGSFRVTNARYPPSDAIKGKIIKSIKECFDAACLRSLSVTYRDGSLVVDVSLVITANITNPFLSVKDTLLHKTKFYGLSVDPSSIEMSALAYLPVTKLEKRSDEVVNQEPAVSGLAVMVALLFVSNCATIIYFLKCKKSGTEERPRPNVDGREKNSQTQSITMQEGPFSSLHTEGQAGAQPGGSCESMGQLSYSERNASPEYDTVTPTKTVTQHNQAHVTRPKIFSKRNHESSTSLSRANTPLKQLHNTKAIKEKIEKPGHVTMAANDVTASTGARDQEPSAMYQSLDSVFVNEAQYASLTPHTRASTDHMAFVYENLGRDSAKETDFCHHLDVDQQESSHANATTA, encoded by the exons AAAGTACCAAAGATTGGCAATGGCAATACAATAAATCAGTTTGCTTCAACGAGCTTGCGGATGCAGCTTTGTCATGGAAAGTCACACTTAGCCCCGGAGACAGCGTCTCGGATGTGAATATCTACGAGGTTTCAGTGAGGACGCAATCTGCACTCAAGATGTACAGCAAGACAAATGGACCTGAGGCCGCGTTTAAAGACCGCGTAATGCGTTTCTCGATGGCGAATGAGTTGAGTAACCAATTTCCAGTTTTCAAGATCTATTTCACTCTCACAAACCTAAGCAGCAGTGTTGATGGGTTTGGAAGCAAAAGCATTAGATGCCAAGTTGTTAGAAAGAGTAATGGCGCATCTCAACAAAGAGATACACTTCTACACGTGCAAG TTCCCATCCAAAACTTTGCGGTCCACCCTTTGAGACTCACTCTCAATGAGACTGACGCCGCCCTATTCACGTGTTCCGCTGATGGGTCTCCCTCGCCCACCATAACTTGGACCAACACTCAGGGTCAGATTGTGGGACACGGCTTGTACTACCGAATACCAGCGGTTAACAGAAGAATGTCTGGCATGTACACGTGCACTGTAACTGATGGCTGTGGACAAAACTACACTAAATCTGCGATACTGATCGTGCAAT ATAAACCAGAGAAAACAAAGCTCATTAAGCTTGCTCCGTCTGGAAATGTTTCCGGTAGATATTCAACATATGTATTCAGATGCATCGCGTCGGCTTACCCACCAGTAACCAGTTACACGATTTACACAAATGGAACAAAGAGATACACAGGGACTGGTATATACTATGGCTACACACATATATTAGGTGCTGCGGAGTTTACCTGTGAGCCTCACAGTGCAGCTGGATACGGTGCCAACAGCAcagtcaccatcatcactatcgtCGACG TGCATCATTTCTTCCCTTTTAATCATCTCAGTGGAGGTGGTACAGTACTCGAAGGCTCATCCTTGTCTTTCTATTGCTATTTGCGTCACTGGCATGGTTATATCACATGGATCAAAAATGGCAAAGGGATGAACACGCTAACTACATTTTATGAACTTCGGTTCGATCCTGTTACAAGAAAAGACGAAGGATTTTACGCTTGTGGATACATATTCAACGGCATCGAGTACATAGTACATCGCATAACGCATTTAACCGTCGAGT acAAGCCCGAGAAAACTCAGCTTCATTCATTGGGTAGTTCTTACTGCCATGGGTCCGCGATACCTCTCTACTGTACAGCGGTCGCCAAACCCGCTGACATCCGGTACTTTCTGCGCATCAACAATCAACCGCTGGCCAACAACACCATTGGTCTATTTAACGTGTCACTAAGAATGCTGGGATATCACCTCTACACATGCGCACCAAGCAATAAAGTGGGAGAAGGCGAACACAGAAGTGTCAGGATTCACGTGCAAG AGCCGCTGACGTCTGCGTCTATCCTACCTATCAATGGCACGAGGTTCACGGAGAAATCCACCGTTCAGTTGACATGCGCGGCTAATGAAGTGAATTCCCACGAGATAAGATGGACCAAGGACGGTGTTCTCGTGGGAGAGGGACAAACACTGATGATACAGTCAATAAACAGGACGGACGAAGGGGTGTACACGTGTACTATCAACAACACGTGTAACGTGGTGTCTGCTGTCACATACATCGGAGTCGACT ATGTCAACATGGACCAACAAACGCTAAAATGTTCGTCCTTCCCGGGATTCATCATCCTGTCCCTCGAGACCAACACCGCCCCACCTCCCAACATCACTTGTAACAATGGCCACGCGTCTTACAGAGGACTCGTCGCACACTCGAGTGGCAGTGTCATATCGTACAGGGTGGATTTACCGGACCCGGATGTGAGTGAGGTGAAATGTCGAGCTGAAGGCTTCCCAGGGACCGAGAACACGTACACTATTG CTGTCGCTGATTCCGAATACATCCGGAATGGTAGCTTCAGAGTGACTAACGCGCGATATCCACCAAGCGACGCGATCAAAGGGAAGATCATCAAATCG ATCAAAGAGTGTTTCGATGCTGCTTGTCTAAGGAGCTTGTCAGTAACATACAG GGATGGCAGCCTTGTTGTTGACGTCTCTCTCGTCATAACTGCAAATATAACAAATCCTTTCCTGTCTGTTAAGGATACTCTTCTTCATAAGACGAAATTCTACGGCCTTTCTGTCGATCCTTCAAGTATAGAAATGAGCG CACTGGCATATTTACCAGTCACAAAATTAGAAAAGCGGTCCGACGAAGTCGTCAACCAGGAACCAGCCGTTAGCGGCCTGGCTGTGATGGTCGCCCTGTTGTTTGTTTCAAACTGTGCAACCATCATCTACTTTCTAAAATGCAAGAAATCAG GTACAGAGGAGAGGCCAAG ACCAAATGTGGACGGACGGGAGAAGAATTCTCAAACTCAG AGTATAACGATGCAAGAAGGTCCTTTCTCGTCGCTACACACAGAAGGGCAAGCCGGGGCTCAACCAGGAGGAAGCTGCGAGTCAATGGGCCAACTTTCATACTCAGAACGTAACGCTTCTCCAGAATACGATACAGTCACGCCAACCAAGACTGTCACGCAACACAACCAAGCACATGTCACGCGACCTAAGATCTTTAGCAAAAGGAATCACGAATCAAGTACCAGTCTTTCTCGGGCTAATACGCCTTTAAAACAACTTCATAATACCAAGGCCATAAAGGAAAAGATTGAGAAGCCCGGTCACGTGACTATGGCTGcaaatgacgtcacagcatCTACCGGAGCACGTGACCAGGAGCCATCGGCAATGTACCAGTCACTTGATTCAGTGTTTGTTAATGAGGCACAGTACGCGTCGCTGACCCCCCACACGCGCGCCTCAACAGATCACATGGCGTTTGTGTATGAGAACCTGGGCAGGGATAGCGCAAAGGAAACGGATTTCTGCCACCACCTGGATGTTGATCAACAAGAGTCGTCTCACGCTAATGCAACCACCGCGTGA
- the LOC5507072 gene encoding basement membrane-specific heparan sulfate proteoglycan core protein isoform X2 yields MYSKTNGPEAAFKDRVMRFSMANELSNQFPVFKIYFTLTNLSSSVDGFGSKSIRCQVVRKSNGASQQRDTLLHVQVPIQNFAVHPLRLTLNETDAALFTCSADGSPSPTITWTNTQGQIVGHGLYYRIPAVNRRMSGMYTCTVTDGCGQNYTKSAILIVQYKPEKTKLIKLAPSGNVSGRYSTYVFRCIASAYPPVTSYTIYTNGTKRYTGTGIYYGYTHILGAAEFTCEPHSAAGYGANSTVTIITIVDVHHFFPFNHLSGGGTVLEGSSLSFYCYLRHWHGYITWIKNGKGMNTLTTFYELRFDPVTRKDEGFYACGYIFNGIEYIVHRITHLTVEYKPEKTQLHSLGSSYCHGSAIPLYCTAVAKPADIRYFLRINNQPLANNTIGLFNVSLRMLGYHLYTCAPSNKVGEGEHRSVRIHVQEPLTSASILPINGTRFTEKSTVQLTCAANEVNSHEIRWTKDGVLVGEGQTLMIQSINRTDEGVYTCTINNTCNVVSAVTYIGVDYVNMDQQTLKCSSFPGFIILSLETNTAPPPNITCNNGHASYRGLVAHSSGSVISYRVDLPDPDVSEVKCRAEGFPGTENTYTIAVADSEYIRNGSFRVTNARYPPSDAIKGKIIKSIKECFDAACLRSLSVTYRDGSLVVDVSLVITANITNPFLSVKDTLLHKTKFYGLSVDPSSIEMSALAYLPVTKLEKRSDEVVNQEPAVSGLAVMVALLFVSNCATIIYFLKCKKSGTEERPRPNVDGREKNSQTQSITMQEGPFSSLHTEGQAGAQPGGSCESMGQLSYSERNASPEYDTVTPTKTVTQHNQAHVTRPKIFSKRNHESSTSLSRANTPLKQLHNTKAIKEKIEKPGHVTMAANDVTASTGARDQEPSAMYQSLDSVFVNEAQYASLTPHTRASTDHMAFVYENLGRDSAKETDFCHHLDVDQQESSHANATTA; encoded by the exons ATGTACAGCAAGACAAATGGACCTGAGGCCGCGTTTAAAGACCGCGTAATGCGTTTCTCGATGGCGAATGAGTTGAGTAACCAATTTCCAGTTTTCAAGATCTATTTCACTCTCACAAACCTAAGCAGCAGTGTTGATGGGTTTGGAAGCAAAAGCATTAGATGCCAAGTTGTTAGAAAGAGTAATGGCGCATCTCAACAAAGAGATACACTTCTACACGTGCAAG TTCCCATCCAAAACTTTGCGGTCCACCCTTTGAGACTCACTCTCAATGAGACTGACGCCGCCCTATTCACGTGTTCCGCTGATGGGTCTCCCTCGCCCACCATAACTTGGACCAACACTCAGGGTCAGATTGTGGGACACGGCTTGTACTACCGAATACCAGCGGTTAACAGAAGAATGTCTGGCATGTACACGTGCACTGTAACTGATGGCTGTGGACAAAACTACACTAAATCTGCGATACTGATCGTGCAAT ATAAACCAGAGAAAACAAAGCTCATTAAGCTTGCTCCGTCTGGAAATGTTTCCGGTAGATATTCAACATATGTATTCAGATGCATCGCGTCGGCTTACCCACCAGTAACCAGTTACACGATTTACACAAATGGAACAAAGAGATACACAGGGACTGGTATATACTATGGCTACACACATATATTAGGTGCTGCGGAGTTTACCTGTGAGCCTCACAGTGCAGCTGGATACGGTGCCAACAGCAcagtcaccatcatcactatcgtCGACG TGCATCATTTCTTCCCTTTTAATCATCTCAGTGGAGGTGGTACAGTACTCGAAGGCTCATCCTTGTCTTTCTATTGCTATTTGCGTCACTGGCATGGTTATATCACATGGATCAAAAATGGCAAAGGGATGAACACGCTAACTACATTTTATGAACTTCGGTTCGATCCTGTTACAAGAAAAGACGAAGGATTTTACGCTTGTGGATACATATTCAACGGCATCGAGTACATAGTACATCGCATAACGCATTTAACCGTCGAGT acAAGCCCGAGAAAACTCAGCTTCATTCATTGGGTAGTTCTTACTGCCATGGGTCCGCGATACCTCTCTACTGTACAGCGGTCGCCAAACCCGCTGACATCCGGTACTTTCTGCGCATCAACAATCAACCGCTGGCCAACAACACCATTGGTCTATTTAACGTGTCACTAAGAATGCTGGGATATCACCTCTACACATGCGCACCAAGCAATAAAGTGGGAGAAGGCGAACACAGAAGTGTCAGGATTCACGTGCAAG AGCCGCTGACGTCTGCGTCTATCCTACCTATCAATGGCACGAGGTTCACGGAGAAATCCACCGTTCAGTTGACATGCGCGGCTAATGAAGTGAATTCCCACGAGATAAGATGGACCAAGGACGGTGTTCTCGTGGGAGAGGGACAAACACTGATGATACAGTCAATAAACAGGACGGACGAAGGGGTGTACACGTGTACTATCAACAACACGTGTAACGTGGTGTCTGCTGTCACATACATCGGAGTCGACT ATGTCAACATGGACCAACAAACGCTAAAATGTTCGTCCTTCCCGGGATTCATCATCCTGTCCCTCGAGACCAACACCGCCCCACCTCCCAACATCACTTGTAACAATGGCCACGCGTCTTACAGAGGACTCGTCGCACACTCGAGTGGCAGTGTCATATCGTACAGGGTGGATTTACCGGACCCGGATGTGAGTGAGGTGAAATGTCGAGCTGAAGGCTTCCCAGGGACCGAGAACACGTACACTATTG CTGTCGCTGATTCCGAATACATCCGGAATGGTAGCTTCAGAGTGACTAACGCGCGATATCCACCAAGCGACGCGATCAAAGGGAAGATCATCAAATCG ATCAAAGAGTGTTTCGATGCTGCTTGTCTAAGGAGCTTGTCAGTAACATACAG GGATGGCAGCCTTGTTGTTGACGTCTCTCTCGTCATAACTGCAAATATAACAAATCCTTTCCTGTCTGTTAAGGATACTCTTCTTCATAAGACGAAATTCTACGGCCTTTCTGTCGATCCTTCAAGTATAGAAATGAGCG CACTGGCATATTTACCAGTCACAAAATTAGAAAAGCGGTCCGACGAAGTCGTCAACCAGGAACCAGCCGTTAGCGGCCTGGCTGTGATGGTCGCCCTGTTGTTTGTTTCAAACTGTGCAACCATCATCTACTTTCTAAAATGCAAGAAATCAG GTACAGAGGAGAGGCCAAG ACCAAATGTGGACGGACGGGAGAAGAATTCTCAAACTCAG AGTATAACGATGCAAGAAGGTCCTTTCTCGTCGCTACACACAGAAGGGCAAGCCGGGGCTCAACCAGGAGGAAGCTGCGAGTCAATGGGCCAACTTTCATACTCAGAACGTAACGCTTCTCCAGAATACGATACAGTCACGCCAACCAAGACTGTCACGCAACACAACCAAGCACATGTCACGCGACCTAAGATCTTTAGCAAAAGGAATCACGAATCAAGTACCAGTCTTTCTCGGGCTAATACGCCTTTAAAACAACTTCATAATACCAAGGCCATAAAGGAAAAGATTGAGAAGCCCGGTCACGTGACTATGGCTGcaaatgacgtcacagcatCTACCGGAGCACGTGACCAGGAGCCATCGGCAATGTACCAGTCACTTGATTCAGTGTTTGTTAATGAGGCACAGTACGCGTCGCTGACCCCCCACACGCGCGCCTCAACAGATCACATGGCGTTTGTGTATGAGAACCTGGGCAGGGATAGCGCAAAGGAAACGGATTTCTGCCACCACCTGGATGTTGATCAACAAGAGTCGTCTCACGCTAATGCAACCACCGCGTGA
- the LOC5507092 gene encoding uncharacterized protein LOC5507092: MTKQLQSSAPTFISTLTINFGTKRHTNENLVWSSQTSTRRSSANVEPETNHHYGVLHDVGTGAQYNHHGGSGTENKHPAVHTKTEIKCEHSQGTGIEYEHLEETGTEYSHPEEPVTEDEHPEETGTEYKHPDETGTEYEHQEETGIECEHPEETGTEYEHPEETGTQYEHQQETETEYVHQEDTGTEYEHPEETGTQYEHQQETGTEYVHQEETCSEHEHPEETGTKCEHQEETGTEYEHPEKTGTQYEHQQETGSEHEYPETGTQKQQEGTAIVSLMDDGIEYSQPEDIGTDRHRLNEWLRRLNKNSEYTDETPSKEFNTFCKGSPSDESLERNASLPELISEHYQSPTTIYDIKYGEIDWYLDLLLRIQALEMRQGALNSHFVVMLRLAAQTRAELVTTYESFLAKLDKSTLYVKWKNG, translated from the exons ATGACGAAACAACTCCAAAGCAGTGCTCCTACTTTTATATCCACTTTAACT ataaatTTTGGTACTAAGAGACACACAAACGAG AATCTCGTCTGGTCAAGTCAAACCTCGACTCGCCGATCGTCTGCAAACGTCGAGCCAGAGACAAACCATCACTACGGCGTGCTACACGATGTAGGAACTGGGGCCCAGTATAATCACCACGGGGGGTCTGGAACCGAGAATAAGCACCCCGCAGTACATACAAAGACCGAGATCAAGTGTGAGCACTCTCAAGGGACTGGCATCGAGTACGAACACCTAGAAGAGACGGGTACCGAGTACAGTCACCCAGAAGAGCCTGTTACTGAGGACGAACACCCAGAAGAGACTGGTACCGAGTACAAACACCCAGACGAGACTGGTACCGAATACGAACATCAAGAAGAGACTGGTATCGAGTGCGAACACCCAGAAGAGACTGGTACCGAATATGAACACCCAGAAGAGACTGGGACCCAGTATGAACACCAACAAGAGACTGAGACCGAATACGTGCACCAAGAAGATACTGGTACCGAATACGAACACCCAGAAGAGACTGGGACCCAGTATGAACACCAACAAGAGACTGGGACCGAATACGTGCACCAAGAAGAGACTTGTAGCGAACACGAACATCCAGAAGAAACTGGTACCAAGTGTGAACACCAAGAAGAGACTGGTACCGAGTACGAACACCCAGAAAAGACTGGGACCCAGTATGAACACCAACAAGAGACTGGTAGCGAACACGAATACCCAGAGACTGGGAcccaaaaacaacaagaaggGACTGCAATTGTGAGCCTTATGGACGATGGAATCGAGTATTCGCAGCCTGAGGATATTGGGACTGACAGACATCGCTTAAATGAATGGTTGCGTCGCTTAAACAAAAACAGCGAATATACAGATGAGACTCCAAGCAAAGAGTTTAACACCTTTTGCAAA GGGTCACCATCAGATGAATCCCTTGAGCGCAACGCTTCATTACCAGAGCTGATCTCCGAACATTACCAGTCCCCCACGACCATATACGACATCAAGTACGGTGAAATAGACTGGTATCTTGACTTGCTGCTTCGCATCCAGGCCTTGGAGATGAGACAGGGAGCACTTAACTCACATTTTGTCGTTATGCTGAGGCTGGCGGCTCAGACCAGAGCAGAACTGGTAACGACTTATGAAAGCTTCTTGGCGAAGCTAGACAAATCAACGCTGTATGTAAAGTGGAAAAATGGATAA
- the LOC5507093 gene encoding neuromedin-U receptor 2 codes for MSLEIRVFGCIFLVFIFFVGLIGNLLVCSVVRSRTVRSSATNHILLNLAIADILGCLVNLPIMFVTFYVDFQNNFLESLSDAHFVLTVTTGFPVCLCHLLLSVDRYDAIVNPFHRRVTVPRMKRVSIVLWGVSLGAGLIAAVLVVIIPTHWLILHDDSPHFIAGEVLNGVGTAVILSILTVMLYSFVKVRTSFRVHNTHMVQALGQAKVDKEMRLTKVAVLLIASFTVTCLPWVFMRLVYSITGHQDKAAYILSYCLLYLSHAINPLLYTSLMRQFKRVMYHKIHCCFRRLSCREPDLHDSPLSENSREPTEGVISRGRQRLSLAVVHPFCPQKGVKKDSEISLEKVGTNTENIEIES; via the exons ATGTCCCTTGAAATTCGTGTCTTTGGCTGTATCTTCCTCGTATTTATCTTCTTCGTCGGACTTATCGGTAACCTTTTAGTGTGCTCCGTGGTACGCAGTCGAACAGTGCGGAGCTCCGCGACGAATCACATCCTTCTCAACCTCGCGATCGCAGACATCCTTGGCTGCTTGGTCAACCTGCCCATCATGTTTGTCACGTTCTACGTCGACTTTCAAAACAACTTCTTGGAAAGTCTCAGCGACGCGCACTTTGTCTTGACGGTGACCACAGGGTTCCCGGTCTGCCTGTGTCATCTGTTGCTATCTGTGGATAGGTATGACGCGATTGTGAACCCGTTTCACCGTCGCGTCACGGTACCCAGGATGAAAAGGGTATCTATCGTGTTGTGGGGTGTATCCCTCGGCGCGGGACTCATAGCGGCGGTTCTTGTTGTCATTATCCCCACCCACTGGCTAATACTTCATGATGACTCGCCACACTTCATCGCCGGTGAG GTGCTGAATGGAGTTGGTACAGCTGTCATTCTCTCCATCCTAACCGTCATGCTCTATTCATTCGTCAAGGTCCGCACGAGTTTCCGTGTTCACAACACCCACATGGTGCAAGCGCTGGGACAGGCTAAAGTCGACAAGGAAATGCGCCTCACCAAAGTCGCGGTGCTTCTGATCGCGAGTTTCACGGTCACGTGTCTTCCTTGGGTCTTTATGCGCCTAGTGTACTCCATCACCGGCCATCAGGACAAGGCGGCTTACATCTTATCCTACTGTCTTCTATACCTCTCTCACGCTATCAACCCGCTACTGTACACAAGCCTGATGAGACAATTCAAGCGGGTCATGTATCATAAAATACACTGTTGCTTCCGCAGACTGAGTTGTCGAGAGCCAGACTTGCATGACTCGCCCTTGAGCGAGAATTCCAGGGAGCCAACAGAGGGTGTTATTTCGCGTGGAAGGCAAAGGCTGTCTTTGGCAGTAGTGCATCCCTTTTGCCCACAGAAGGGGGTCAAAAAAGACTCCGAGATATCTCTTGAAAAAGTGGGAACCAACACAGAAAACATTGAAATAGAGTCGTGA